Part of the Tachypleus tridentatus isolate NWPU-2018 unplaced genomic scaffold, ASM421037v1 Hic_cluster_2, whole genome shotgun sequence genome is shown below.
AGACCAAATACTCACGTTTCAACTTTCTATAAAAGGCACTCAGTTTTTCAGTCCAGTGAAGAATTAGAAAGCAGCTATAGAGAAatagaaaacatgaaaaatattttacaatctgGATATTCAACAACTCAGTCAGCCACTGTTGACTGTGTTCCAATAACAACCATGATAAACAGTCAACTACATGAATATATAGTTAccttcctaaaaataaaaataaacatatggtaCAACGGTGGGTATTCCCTTGTTCAAACAGCAGAGATACTTATAACGAAACCCGAAATGGAAAGAAGTCTGACACATAAAATcggtaagataattttaaatattcttatagtTTATGCAATACATTGTGAGTCGGTCATGGCCAAAACGTTAGTGTGACGAGATGTGAAATCGAAAGATCTAAGTTTGAAAATTCCACTAAACAAGCTCCATACTGTGGGAGAGTgaatacagttattattttcaaacacacatacaaaacactGTAAGTAGCGGGCCCTGCTGACTGGATGGTTGGCTTGtagtgtctgttttttttttgtttttttaagtacgttcaggtaattaatttcaataacttaAAACTCGCAAATGTTATTTTACACGTTACATTGTGGTTAATCAGCAATCCAATTACAACTATTTGGTATAACTGAATTTATTTCAAGAACGGCAATATAATTGTGTAAAGTGAATTAGTATCGGACTGATCTATTATTTGGAGACAAAAAAAGAATCCATGTGATAATGGTTATTAACACCCGGGTGCTTGGTTAGCTTTGATGAAATGGAAATTATTACAGAGTATTTTTAATCAAAGATTAGACATCTGTAACATTTTGTTCAAAGATTTCGTTGTTTTGCTGAAACAGTTTCTGTtaatctagttttgtttttgtttttttcagcatcTACATCATCAGTGCAACCGTACAGTTCTTTCCTTAATGTCAGCAACTTGAGAAATTGTTCTTCATTCACACCCCAAATGTTagaaaaattttcatttacagCAGCATCATTTTCATTCTCTTCTATATTTTGGCTTCTTTCACAAATTATCTCATATCATAAACTTTACAAGACTGAGGATCAGCATGAGAATTTCGCACTGTACTGAATGAAAAGGAATGTGAGGTACTGCATTCAGTAGTAACTTTTATGCTATCcgtgtaattaaattaaatatctttcctgtattactttatatgttttagaaattgtacatatttgaaaaataataaagatactttgtaaaattaatctgtactttgtatctcagaacagctggtatgggtattaacacttttattgataaggaaagaacaacgtttcgaccttcctagatcatcttcagtttaagaaggagagagtttgcaagtgaccgttgctgtAAGCATGCCTCAGGGACAAGAGTATGAACGGGTACAGaactgtagggggcgttgcagttggatgttaatTTAATACGACGAATAACTAAAATGTTACTTACATATTTATGTTCGTTTGTGCGAGTTTCTTTCTTTTAGATCATTGAAAACAGAACCTTGAATATTATCCAAAAAATGTTCTTCCAACCCTGGCGTATTGGTGAGCTTGAAGGCTTACAGTGTTAAAACATTGCATTAGATATTTACGGTTGGTGCATCACAGATATCacccaaaatgtattttaacaatgaataaactttacaataatagtcatcaccgccaactctgatgCCACTcgtttacctacgaatagtggaagtgaccgttacatataacgcccctacgtctgaaagggcaaATTTGTCCAGTGTGATGGGgtctcgaacccgcgaccttcagattacgagttaaacgccCTAACCATTTGGTCATGAACAGTGAAACCTAAACCTCTACCTTTAAGTTAGATAAATGAACACAGGTAAATTACTTTCATGCACATAGTTTTGGCAAAATGGTGCTTCGTTGGTGATGAATATCTTGGAAACGAGTCAGTATTCAAATGAACTtccggatccccgtcacaccaaacattttcgctctttcagccgtagaggcgttataatgtgagtgtcaatctcactgttttgtaaaggagtagccccagagttggtggtgggtgtgatgactagctaccttccctctagtcttacattgctaaattagggtcggcttgcgtagataaccctcgtgtagctttcagcgaaattcaaaaacaaacaaattaaatgaattatttgtacattttgcATTTATCCAAAAACGTTTGTGACTCGTGgtttaaaatgtacatctttaataaccattaataaatattctctaaattgaaagaaaaattgatACAATAAGAGCGTATAACAAttactaataaagtaaaaattgaaatatattcaatgtGTTATTTGTATACTTGCTACAGTCTTTATTAACAACTAGGTGGCGTacctttgtagaatggacggcaacagTTGTGGAGAAACGAGTGCAGAGGACAATGTTTCCAAAGCCTTCTGTCTTTCTAAATATCGTCCCCTACACTTATttctctacaacaggcagttgccgtccattctacaaagtttcatcatgaatactttgcctgGCGTACCGTTAAACTGGACGAAAGTTATGCAGATTTGTAATtcatgaaaggttatcttaggacatgaaaagatggtccccttatatgtaattgtcaaaaaaacaaacaacatgtaaACCGCAAATCTGCAAGTATCTTTGCATGAACACACCAAACCATTATGTCAAATTTGGAGACGATCTATCAACAGAGACAAAGTAATGATATTAAACGTAAAAtcacccataaaaactgcaaaacccAAAAATGCGAAACGCAAATTTGCAGGTATATCTGCATGAATCCAACAAAACTCCGAAGTAGTGGTGAAAAAACGAAAAAACAGTAAAACGCaaaattgaaagtttgtttatacCACAGCAGAGACTCAATAAACGTTCATAATAAATTTGGGAATATCTATTCACACTGCGAATAGATTAATTAGATATACAACAAATAagcactattacatttatatagattctttaaaaataatgtcacctgtgtgtgttttcttatagcaaagccacgttgggctatccgctgagcccaccgaaaggaatctaacccctaattttaatgttgtaaatccgtagacataccgctgtactagcggggtgctgtCACCCCCATTTTCTTAACATAAGTCTCGTAAAGCTTAACAATTAACAGGTAATAGCTGGAGGAATTATAACACAGAAAACTGGAGTTCGATCCTTGCATCGGTCACAGTATAAGGCGCTCGTTGGCCAGTTTTGCACTTTAAAAcacaaatgaaatgaaaacttcaTATTCTTAATAATTCCTATTTCTGCTGGTAAAGAAGTGAAGTTAATATTTAACGTTATATGGCAATGTGAATTTAAAACGATACTTTTCACACCTCAGTATGATCActcatttagtttttaaattcaaaataattagatTGAACGTGGCCCAATGGTTAGGCTGCCCGACTGCGAATCTGCGAGTTACATTTCTCGTCATTTTTccgcaaaatatttaatataaatttcaccCACATTCAATCAAAtgagagttgcccaagagttgcaGTGGATGCTGTCGACTAACTGCTTTTCTTTTATCCCATAATTTCAAAGTTAGGGACAGTAATTCGTTATAACGACAAACCTACTTGAAGTAGAAACATattctcaaaacagctggtatgggtattaaaactttaattaaaacaaactacaggATAAAGTTTCGgtcttcttagatcatcttcaggttatcttTACGCCatcttttgttaacctgaagatgatctaagaagatcgaaacgttgttctgtattttattttaattaaagttttaatatctataccagccatcttgagaatacaaagtTAGGAACAATTAGTGCAGGCAACCcttagttttgcgcgaatattaaaaaacaaccaacatgaaaacaatttttttttggttGTGTACAAATTTGTATAATAGGTTATCTGCACTCTGCCCGCCACGAGAATTGGACCCTTCATTTTCAGTCTTGTAATTCCGTGAAGTTACCTTTACCCCACTGTGGagcttaattacaaattaaaatatgtaagctTACAGGTTTTATTTGTCAATTTTCGCGTAAAACTTCTCGAAGgtgatgtttaaaattaagtacaatgtCTGTGCTctctccaccacgggtatcgaaacttgatttctgGTTATGTGAGTCCGCACACcccactgtgtcactggagggacATTATTCGACTGCTATAAACGCTAGAAGTTTTTAAGTTTGAAGTAATACTCTagaaagctagtcaacaccatccagcatttaccaacgaataattagaTTGCCCGTCACTTATAACGACCTCACAGTTGAAAGAGGGAACATGTTTTGTTAcagtattcaaacccgcgacccaaaGAATTAGTCGAGTGTCCTAGCCACCAGATCGTGGTTCTTACAGAACAAGGCAAAATAAAAAAGACACATCGACAAAGTatagaaaatacccaaataaACACTTAACAACCAAAACTGCTCAACTTAATCAGGTGTTATTCTGAAAAAATGATTCATGGATAAAAAAAGATGACTGGGAAAACCTTACTTCTAACATTTAACAGAGTGAATTTCATTCTTTGTCTTTGGTCCCctatatcacttcaaaatgaaattgtacaaaaatgtgtcgtttataaattatttcagtttcaaaaatACACTAGCATTTCAGACGTGAATCAGAGATGCTAAAATAAGCACCACTTTGATTTTAAAACCTGAAATGCATTTATACTTCTGACTTAGATGTAAAGCGTGTGAAATGAACAGAAAACTGCGCTCGCAAAATACAGCCACgcagttatatatatacacgcagTGTTCcctaaagtgttctgtttcagaaataaataaaaccaaaattaaaataataaatatttttatttcttgctttcaaAGTACATATATCATGCTGTGTTGCAGCAtgcagagtgcataattcttcttgtgATTCGTGTCATGCGCAAGTTGTACTTCATGACAGCgcaaattgcaacgttaaacgTCCCTTACGTgacgttattttagtgtctactgactgacagacagacaacacactatcTTATTGTTGTGAGAATGGTAAAAACAAGTGACTTCTCTTGTCTACCAAGCAAATTGTTTTTCCCATTGATTTAAACATCAGAAAAATTAAAGTGACTGTTTTTAATCATCTGTGTCATCTGTTGGGAGAGAGGtaactcttcggatttacaaccctaaaataaggggttggatttccctcggtggactcagcagatagccagatgtagctttgctataacaaaacacatatacTAAACAAATATTTGCCTTGCTGTCGATTTAAATATTACTAACTGCTttttttgtttgacattgtataataattgtattgttaTCTGTTTCAACGTAGTTATTTTAAGTGTAAGAAGgctaaactatttactttatctaGAGCAAAAACTCCTACTAGCAAgttaaagatttaaataaaatattattttgtttgatttcaacTCTTAACAGTTCTGTTTTTgaacattataatattgtaaataatgcCAAAACTGagacatcaaaataaaaaaagacaagtaacaacaTTAAAAgagataatatgtaatatgtttaaatgtttaaatatgcgtgtataacatattttgaaacatttgatatagAAATTTTCAGCATTTCTAAACTGAATTGGAATGGATTTtccatcacttttttttttttaacaatgtcaGCAACAGATTTATTTTTAGGACAACTCAAACaaattaacgattctaagattAGAGTACTAAtaacggggcctggcatggcctagcgcgttaaggcgtgcgcttgtaatctgagggtcgcggagtcgcgccaaacatgctcgccctcccagccgtggggcattataatgtgacggtcaatcccacttttcgtttgtaaaaaagtagcccaagagttggcggtgggtgatgatgactagctgctttccctctagtcttacactgctaaattagggacggctagcacagatagccctcgagtagctttgtgcgaaattccaaaacaaacaaagtactaATAACGACAGTATATACCGTTAAGCGTTATTTTTAAATAGCAAGTAGATAACACATGGCACATTTTAATATAAAGGTTACTCCTTAAGAAGAATTGTAGAGCATAAAGGATGGGTCACACAATGCACACTACAATacgaattaattttttttaaataaagaaaactagttaccaaacattcaaataattgtattttataaagttataacttTTACTGAATATTCAGAATAAATACTTCGTAATATATCAAGTAAAACTCAATACGCTAGACTTCTGGTCACACAATCTTCACATACTGGTAACAATAGTCGTTATAAATTAACAGTGACTGTAGATTAATCTTCATAGATTGTTCATACGACAGGCAAGTTACTAAACAAAAGTGAATTCCGTAGAcaagtgtaaaaataacattttctctaTATTATTGTTTCAACTATAGAACGATTATCTTATACAACtattataacaatgtaataatttacgggttcgattcccctcgttggactcagcaaatagcccgatgtggctttgctataagaaaaaaaaaaacacacacacttgtagAGTGCTACTATATACGCTAACTCCCATGGAATGCTGTTATAATTTTCAACTAAACTCCGTTAAAGTCCTGTTATATTGACAGGTTGTTAAAtgtgattaacaatattttgaagttatatattaaaaaaagaaaaacttccaaGAAAAGAAAGTTGGAAGAATCAGTCTCAGTCTCTTTCTTATTTGAAATTCCATTTGAAAGTCAGTACACATTTACATAAATCCTTGGCTACATGACGACCAGACCTCTTAAAACAATATGGAAGCTGAGGTCACAGAATCGACGGATACGATacgaaaacaaaagttaattatcGTCTTTGCGAGAAACCTTGTGCAAAACGGGCCCAACCCAACGTACACGAAACAATAATATATCCTTCATGGTTTTGTCAATTATCATAAGGTCGCCCTACCGAATAGAACACGAAACATATGACCTCGTGACTATTGtctaactgttgaaaaacaaaacatctgcCATACACTATTATTTCTAGGCTATGCTGTTGATGCACCACGTTCCATCTGTGGATTAAAATTCACTTATTGATCAAAGTTAACCATGCAGTTTAGCAGTGGCAAAatgtttgcaaaaaaaaaaaacaaaaaacgtggaAGAAagctttaataatttaaattcaaaacatgttTACCAGTGTTACTTCCTTCACGAGTGCAATAACAGATGTTTTAATTGAAGTACTTTATACCTTAATAATTGTTTTGATTAAAGCAAAACTATCTACCCATCTCGTTGTcagaatttatatttcttttcaacctaaattatgttattttatgaatcaggcatgccaatgacatttatgaaaaaaagaggaaaaggtatatagcctggcgccaaAGGCGCCATAGCATGGCGCAGCCGCGCCTGACTAGGGGTTCACTAATCATTTCCGGCATGCCTCccaggaaattttaaaaaaatggatgctatttggtgtgatttggtgcaatcttggacataatttctttatgtttttgacattgcaatgttggaaaagcaCACAatgtatatcatataaaatagcaaaaggaaattaaaagactaaatcaaactaataaagactataactttcatttacagtttttagcagactgatttattcttttaatttgcattcattttttggaagatatatcaaaatatctaaaattaacaaataaaataaaaagtaaacaaatgaaatttaagattgtttatttgctatttattcagtttaatttttttctaaatcaaaatatattaataatatgagttaataaagccaaaattaactcagtaaatatttcaaatacaaatcatttcattattatcctttttgtcatcaataacatcatcatcatcaactactggtatgctgccaattaaatgttttacagtcattgccaataactactactctgctgcatatattccattaaaatttcaaatcccataaaattactcttttgaccaatcatgactacctacagttcaaattgttcatctatgcaatcttgtcattatactactggtaccttaatgtcagtgaattttccattctttcacaaattgacaatacaaactaaaacagcatatgaaggaaagctatgacattgcttaaaaattcaactactgatatggttcaatattaaactcctgatatcagtgatatgcctcagaaattaaattttgtacagtcactgacatcaacaactactgctctgctacatgtattccattaaaatttcaaattacttaaaattactctacatgactacctacagtaaaacttgttcatctatacaatcttgtcagtaaattactggtacctcaatatcagtatatttttcattctttcacaatacaaactgaaacagcaaatcaaggaaagctttgacattgcttcaaaataaaattaatgatatgctttaaaataaaccactggcactgtatgctgcagataataataaaatgtttttcagtcactgatatcaacttctgctctgctgcataaattacagtgaaatttcaaatcacttaatttcctttggctactttcctctttttttcgaga
Proteins encoded:
- the LOC143242793 gene encoding uncharacterized protein LOC143242793, with translation MKNILQSGYSTTQSATVDCVPITTMINSQLHEYIVTFLKIKINIWYNGGYSLVQTAEILITKPEMERSLTHKIASTSSVQPYSSFLNVSNLRNCSSFTPQMLEKFSFTAASFSFSSIFWLLSQIISYHKLYKTEDQHENFALY